From the Drosophila simulans strain w501 chromosome 2L, Prin_Dsim_3.1, whole genome shotgun sequence genome, the window TAAACTAAATTGATTCAATAAGATATAttgaataacaaataaaaaactattttaaagattatttttaatgcgtATCTTTTAAAGAGATAACACAACAAGAATTGGTATCAGCTTACTTGTTCTTACAGCCAATGAAGCGTAAAGTCTGAGAACGTTTCCTTTACCAAAGgatatgcaattaattttactAAAATTACCTAGCTCCATTTGTGATATCCCTGAAATGGGATTACCATTTTGGGCTAACcgaaacacaaaaaacccCTGATGGATGGCTGGTTGatcgagtgtgtgtggtttttcACACTTTTTTACTTCACGCCTTCCTGCACTTGCGCTCATCTTCGGAGGGGGCGTGGTCTGTGTCATTTCCCCGGCAATTTGGTCCGCTTCTCCGGGGCCTGAGATCATCTAATTTCCCGGTGGAACTTTCCTCGCAATTAAGCACGCTTTCTGCCCAATTTTTACGTTTCACAAGCAGTGCACGCATCTCATGTAAAACGATGCCACATGTGTGCCAGAGTATCTCTCGGATTGTGTGAATGTATCTTAAAGTATAAGTATCTGTGACTGCTGCACACGTTAAGCGGAAGATCGGTTTTGGCTCGCTTTTCACTCGGATTCTTCTTGTGCATTTCGAATATCTGGGTTTCAGCTCACCGCCctttgttttttaacaaatatgaaattatcCGAGCTGTCGAAAGTACATGTAAAAATATTCGTTTTGGTTTGCATGAAATTATTTGGGATTCTCTACGGTTCTTAGGGTTACGGATGTGAGAGGTGAAATGGCCGCTTTTCGTTTTCTTCAAAAGTTGAGTATTTAGCAAGAAATTcgaatctatttattttaagaatgaataaccaaattaaaactcaacttaaataatataaaatggcaaaaaatctGTAGTTTAATCCTGCACCCTTTGGCTGATCATAATCTCAGCTTTTCCCTTTCGTAGAAGAAGTTGCCTGTCACAAATATATCGCCCGTTCCAGCGGCTGTGCCAATTTGCATACCAATTGCACCCGGCCGTATGTCAAAAAATGTGAAAGTTTAATATAGAAAATACTCAAAGCCACGGGTCCTGGCCCCAAAGTTTCCTGCCACGAGGATGCCAATCCATTGACTGACAAGGACAAGTCGTGTGCGACAGTTGACAGCTGCTGCCTGCTGGCTGCCACCGTTTGAATCTCTCCTCCTTCACTTCCCTCCACTCCCGATTCCAATCCTGGGTGGTCGCCGCCACGGGATGCCCACCGTACAGTAGTCACTAATGGGTGGCTGCTGATGGTTTTGGAGGTGGTGGTCGTGGTGGGGCAGCTCCAATGGCGCCAGGCGGAGCTTGGACAAATGACACTGGACGACTGCAGCTGATGAATTTATGCGGAAGCCGCGatgagaaatgcatttttcataatAAATTGAAGGAGAGTGGGCACGTTGGCAGCCAGTGGAGTATCagatttttcaattaattctTAAATATTACAGTAGATAAGCGATACATGTAACCTtatctataaatttaaatttatttcaaatgtgcttaaataaaaaatttaaaaatacaagatATCCTAGCACCATGGAAATCTATTAATTAGCTTTATTTACTGAGCAATTTTAAAGTAACCTACGTATTTCCAGTAGTGGGCAATAAATTTCCATCGGGAAAAAACAAACTGTCAGACATTTTTATCAGCAATTAATCGTGTTAATCAAATGCCTTGTCAGCATCATTTAccaagaaacgaatttacgTAATGCCTCGCGATCCATTACGGCCAACAAGAGTTGAGTGAAAAGCTCTTTCGAAACGCCATAGCCGATGGCCAATCAATCAATGACAGCGACCTCAGCTCAATCCGGGGTTTCATATTCGATTTGAAGCCAAGTTAGAAACTCATTGCACTTCATACCcgaatgccaaacaaattgttgaaattaAGCGCACGAGTCACCAACATGATCACAATGGCGTGAAAACAAGTCAAAGTTGAGTTCGGTGCTGACTGCGTGACCGAAGATTGGATGTGGggatgcactgcgagaaatgaAACCCTATTTAAAggaaatatatgaaaatatttatattaaatttaaccCATCCAATGATCGTTGGGATCAgtcaattagtttaaaagtaaGACCTAacatttcttaaatattataaaagcGAGAAATgcatatacaaatttatagtTTATTATTGGTGTATATTATCGGGTTTTTCCTATGGTTACATCTTGTAGTGTAAAGTTCAAGCTGGAAAAATTGTTAAGCAATGCTTGGGTCTAAAAAGGTTTTCCATGCTCGTGCCATAGAAAGTGGTTGTCCTTATCGCGATCCCCGCATCTCGAGTTGTCATGTCAACGCTTCTGATTCCGATTTCTGGCTGCATTCCACACGTGTCACGTTGCCCGAAAGTTGAGACTCGACCGCAGATTGATGCCCCCGGCACAGTGGGATACTTGGATGCTCTGCACAGTATCCACTGAGGATGGGGCTTGGGGATGGGGATACTTGGCTAACTGATGGCTGGTGCGGCTGGCAGCTCCTCAATGTCAGCATCAGTCGACCAATATCATCAACCACGTCGCAGTCGTCAGCGTGATTAATTTGCCGGTCTTGTAAGTTGGAACTTGTAACTGCCAACTTGGCGGATCCCGATCCCAATCCCTCGGCAGTCTTAACCCTTTTGTTACCTTCTCGCTGCCGCTGGCTGGCATTTATTAAATGCGGATTTAGTTAATGGGTTATTTTTGGTTGGATGTCGCTGTCTGGGCCATAAATCAGTGGTACAAAGTGCGGGTATCGGTCAGGGCTTAGTCCGTTAATATGCAATGATTAAAAGTGTCATTTGTTATGGCTTCGAAAATGGATTGAACAATGCCACGGATTGCCAAATGAGAGGTGATTCAACATTATAATTTTTAGCGCAGAAtaatatttccttttctttttttgccacaaataGATACTGTAAATTTGGATTATTTGTTCAACAATGCACTCACATATATTATAGTTTGGGACGGAAACGATCATTGAAGACATTGCCCATTGCCTTTTTGATCCTGACAATTGGTTCTTCGAAATCACAGGCCCAAATCAGAAAGAGCATACTGAACATACCCAGAGTCACCAAACTTGACATGGAAATACGACTTACGAAAAATACCAAACGGCTTTCCCTTATTGTTGATTCGAAGGCCCTGATATGTACACTAACTGCGGATAAGAAGTTATATCTAGCTTTTTCTTCCGTGCCTTCGGATTTCCCACTCGGAAGTGGAGCTAGGATGTTTTCGGATATAGATTTCCCGTTCGGAAGTGGATCTATGAACATATCGTTAGACTTACTTGCATTTTTCAATTCGAAGTTCCTGAAATATACGCTTTCTGCGGATATGGAGCGATATCTAGGTTTTCCTTCTTGACTATTTTCCGAACTGTCGGGTATAGGTTTCCCATCGGGAAGTGGAGCTAAAACGCTTTCGGATAAGGATTTCCTATACGGAAGTGGAGCTAGAACGTTTTCGGATATAGATTTCTCATTCGGAAGTGGTG encodes:
- the LOC27207109 gene encoding uncharacterized protein LOC27207109 — translated: MEHFIIDNNSVPLIDEDEKESTVQGDQLDFVPKKSPHISRSRTTMSTGSNESASPSRKAHKSKSRIPYNQLHSRPRKYISGKQDSFNEYSIAPLPNEKSISENVLAPLPYRKSLSESVLAPLPDGKPIPDSSENSQEGKPRYRSISAESVYFRNFELKNATPLPSGKSEGTEEKARYNFLSAVSVHIRAFESTIRESRLVFFVSRISMSSLVTLGMFSMLFLIWACDFEEPIVRIKKAMGNVFNDRFRPKL